A stretch of the Coprobacillus cateniformis genome encodes the following:
- a CDS encoding GyrI-like domain-containing protein produces the protein MKIERCEKESFVVIGKEGSSLDGAGFIQKLWDEANSHFEEVQHLAKKDENGNIGGIWGAMSDFSHSFNPWEDFNKGLYLAGVECSDDAEAPNGWTKWIIPGYEYIYVECESDDTFSKAIKYLEDNAIPLVGAVHDFTCPQTGKNYMFFPIRKL, from the coding sequence ATGAAAATTGAAAGATGTGAAAAAGAGTCCTTTGTTGTAATAGGGAAAGAGGGTTCATCATTAGATGGAGCAGGATTTATTCAAAAATTATGGGACGAGGCAAATTCCCATTTTGAAGAAGTTCAACATTTAGCAAAGAAAGATGAAAACGGAAATATAGGTGGAATATGGGGAGCAATGTCTGATTTTTCTCATTCATTTAATCCATGGGAGGACTTCAACAAAGGACTTTATCTTGCCGGAGTAGAATGTAGTGATGACGCAGAAGCCCCCAACGGTTGGACAAAATGGATTATTCCTGGTTATGAATATATTTATGTGGAATGTGAAAGTGACGATACCTTTTCAAAGGCGATAAAATATCTGGAAGATAATGCTATTCCATTGGTGGGTGCAGTTCATGATTTTACTTGTCCGCAGACAGGGAAAAATTATATGTTTTTTCCGATTAGAAAGTTATAA
- a CDS encoding tyrosine-type recombinase/integrase, producing the protein MANTKRKDKSRKVLRKGESQRPDGTYQFRWTDENRKRHCIYARNLDDLRYKEDEIDKDKKDGIKAEARYTSLNDMYELWRDLKRGIKNNTFENYKYMYETFVRNQIGSQFIMSIKKTDIKRYYNSLVDDRHLKPATIDSIHTVLHQVFEMAVDDDYIRSNPTDNVLRELKKSHCFKTEKRRALTKPEQELFLEYLKNTPEAQYWYPIFAVMVGTGLRVGELTGLRWCDIDLEEGIIDVNHTLVYYDHRTEGSKKGCYFNVNTTKTPAGMRQVPMLEFVKEAFLMEKERQELLGLHCEATVDGYTDFVFVNRFGQPQHQATLNKAIRRIIRNCNDKQFLESENPEVLLPHFSCHSLRHTFTTRMCEAGVNVKVIQDALGHKDVSTTLNIYTDVTKELRKSEFEGLELQFNQ; encoded by the coding sequence ATGGCAAATACTAAAAGAAAAGATAAATCAAGAAAGGTTCTCCGCAAAGGGGAATCGCAACGTCCAGACGGTACTTATCAATTCCGATGGACAGATGAGAACCGTAAAAGACATTGTATTTATGCAAGGAACTTGGATGATTTAAGATATAAGGAAGATGAAATTGACAAGGACAAGAAAGACGGTATCAAGGCAGAAGCTCGCTATACATCACTTAACGATATGTATGAACTTTGGAGAGATTTGAAACGTGGAATAAAGAATAATACTTTTGAAAATTACAAATATATGTACGAGACATTCGTGCGTAATCAGATTGGTTCTCAATTCATAATGTCTATAAAAAAGACTGATATAAAGAGGTATTATAACAGTCTTGTTGATGATAGACATCTGAAACCCGCAACGATTGACAGCATACATACCGTTCTTCATCAGGTTTTTGAGATGGCGGTAGATGATGATTATATCAGAAGTAATCCAACAGATAATGTTTTGCGTGAACTTAAGAAATCGCATTGCTTTAAGACCGAAAAACGCAGGGCATTAACTAAACCGGAGCAGGAACTTTTTCTTGAGTATCTGAAGAATACACCGGAAGCACAGTACTGGTATCCGATATTTGCGGTTATGGTTGGAACAGGGTTGCGTGTGGGAGAACTAACCGGACTTAGGTGGTGTGATATAGATTTAGAAGAAGGGATTATAGATGTGAATCATACACTGGTTTATTATGACCACAGAACTGAAGGAAGCAAGAAAGGCTGCTATTTCAATGTGAATACAACCAAAACTCCGGCAGGTATGAGACAAGTTCCTATGCTTGAATTTGTGAAAGAAGCATTTTTAATGGAAAAAGAAAGGCAGGAACTTCTCGGACTGCATTGTGAAGCTACGGTTGATGGATACACTGATTTTGTTTTTGTAAATCGTTTTGGTCAGCCGCAACATCAAGCAACCCTCAATAAAGCAATCCGTCGTATCATAAGAAATTGTAATGATAAGCAGTTTCTGGAAAGTGAAAATCCAGAGGTTTTACTTCCACACTTTAGCTGTCATTCTCTCAGACATACATTTACTACAAGAATGTGTGAAGCCGGAGTGAATGTGAAAGTCATTCAGGACGCACTCGGACACAAAGATGTATCTACTACATTGAACATCTATACAGATGTAACAAAGGAATTAAGAAAGTCAGAGTTTGAGGGATTGGAATTACAATTTAATCAGTAA
- a CDS encoding excisionase, giving the protein MYKIDGSELYEYQQQLLQPPEDIPIWEKKCLTVEEAAAYSGIGERRLKALLMDKDCSFRIARSDRLLIIREKLEEFIDSSTEL; this is encoded by the coding sequence ATGTATAAAATAGATGGTTCTGAACTTTATGAATATCAGCAACAGCTATTGCAACCACCGGAGGATATACCGATTTGGGAAAAGAAATGTCTTACGGTCGAGGAAGCGGCTGCTTATTCAGGTATTGGAGAGCGAAGATTAAAGGCATTATTGATGGATAAGGATTGCAGTTTCAGAATTGCAAGAAGCGACAGGCTTTTAATTATACGAGAGAAGTTAGAGGAGTTTATTGACTCAAGCACAGAATTGTAG
- a CDS encoding excisionase codes for MMNRLSDEWFSSKSESVPLWHKIALSIDEMYVYTGIGRETIRELTKQPEAKQFTLKIGKRTLIKRKQFEEYLDQMCSI; via the coding sequence ATGATGAACAGATTGAGTGATGAGTGGTTTTCCAGTAAAAGCGAGAGCGTTCCGTTGTGGCATAAGATAGCACTTTCTATTGATGAAATGTATGTATATACGGGCATTGGTAGAGAAACAATACGAGAACTTACAAAGCAACCGGAAGCAAAACAATTTACATTGAAAATTGGGAAAAGAACTCTAATTAAACGCAAACAATTTGAAGAATATTTAGACCAGATGTGTTCTATTTGA
- a CDS encoding excisionase: MQSKKEMPLEHKPILTIREASFYTGISEKKLIEITNLYACPFVLWMGNRRFIKRKAFEKFIQTSEFKGGADDEQIE; the protein is encoded by the coding sequence ATGCAAAGCAAAAAAGAAATGCCATTAGAGCATAAGCCTATATTAACCATAAGAGAAGCGTCTTTTTATACAGGAATCAGTGAGAAAAAACTGATTGAAATAACAAATCTATATGCCTGTCCATTTGTATTGTGGATGGGTAATCGCAGATTTATCAAGAGAAAAGCATTCGAGAAATTTATTCAGACATCGGAATTTAAGGGAGGTGCAGATGATGAACAGATTGAGTGA
- a CDS encoding excisionase, whose product MSKKRYEIVSYDIPLWLKPVLSVTETSIYTGISANKIYEMSESEDCPFVIWIGSRRVIKRKSFEEYLERQYSI is encoded by the coding sequence ATGTCTAAGAAAAGATATGAAATTGTAAGTTATGACATCCCGCTTTGGTTAAAACCTGTTTTATCGGTAACGGAAACTTCAATTTACACAGGGATAAGTGCCAATAAGATATATGAGATGTCAGAATCGGAGGACTGTCCTTTTGTGATATGGATAGGAAGTCGCAGGGTAATCAAGAGAAAATCCTTTGAGGAATACCTCGAAAGGCAGTATTCAATATAG
- a CDS encoding type II toxin-antitoxin system PemK/MazF family toxin has product MKEKTICRGDLFYYDFGTRTGSIQSGTRPVLVIQADDYNRNAPTIIVAAVTGVIKKRYLPSHILLGQEFGLKKPSMVLLEQLQTVNKDELRDYIGTIEDEQLLRRINITLKKTFGLWIYKEEKKENIRCLCQKCLKDYIHNPDYIVRRLDPFAKVKDHCDKCNQTGWDYVITERQYNAREKGCQNV; this is encoded by the coding sequence ATGAAAGAAAAAACAATTTGCCGTGGGGATTTATTCTACTACGACTTCGGAACACGAACAGGTTCGATACAAAGCGGAACACGACCGGTACTTGTAATTCAGGCAGATGATTATAACAGAAACGCACCAACAATTATTGTGGCTGCTGTAACAGGCGTTATCAAGAAAAGATACCTGCCGTCACATATCCTGCTCGGTCAGGAGTTTGGACTCAAGAAGCCGTCAATGGTTCTACTGGAGCAACTTCAGACAGTAAACAAAGATGAACTCAGAGATTACATCGGAACGATTGAAGATGAGCAGCTTTTAAGGCGGATAAATATAACGCTTAAAAAGACTTTCGGACTTTGGATTTATAAGGAAGAAAAGAAAGAAAATATCCGTTGCCTTTGCCAAAAGTGCCTGAAAGATTATATTCACAATCCCGATTATATCGTGCGTCGCCTTGACCCGTTTGCTAAGGTCAAAGACCATTGTGATAAATGCAATCAAACCGGTTGGGATTATGTGATTACCGAAAGACAGTACAACGCAAGAGAAAAGGGGTGTCAGAATGTCTAA
- a CDS encoding ImmA/IrrE family metallo-endopeptidase — MSIYMSRAELEEISEGLITAYANKFSNRVIQSIDIEHFITEFLMLRIEYASFAEDDAGRIGFLADGATPLLVHQDGKIIPFVFPKDTIVLDKFLLAEKEQGRRRFTMAHEASHHILSKMYAMPSEGRFHAEYDSERSYSKEELAQMFASVEWQADTMGASLLMPRRIIENALAKYNQSNPIKVYGDNTITSKDKAVIRRMAAYIGVSYTALVIRLRDMGLFEYHNILEYISNELNLGGVSQ, encoded by the coding sequence TTGAGTATTTATATGTCAAGAGCCGAGTTGGAAGAAATCAGCGAAGGCTTGATAACAGCTTATGCTAATAAGTTTAGCAATCGAGTGATTCAATCCATCGACATAGAACATTTCATTACAGAATTTCTTATGTTACGAATTGAATACGCTTCTTTCGCAGAAGATGATGCAGGCAGGATTGGTTTTCTGGCAGATGGAGCAACACCACTGCTGGTACATCAGGACGGAAAAATTATTCCCTTTGTTTTCCCGAAAGATACCATCGTACTTGATAAATTTCTTCTTGCTGAAAAGGAGCAGGGACGTCGCAGGTTTACAATGGCACACGAAGCGTCACATCATATCTTGAGTAAGATGTATGCAATGCCGAGTGAAGGACGCTTTCATGCAGAGTATGACAGTGAGCGTAGTTATTCCAAAGAGGAACTGGCTCAGATGTTTGCGTCTGTTGAGTGGCAGGCAGATACAATGGGAGCTTCGCTTCTTATGCCGAGAAGAATTATTGAAAATGCCTTGGCGAAATATAATCAGTCAAATCCGATAAAAGTTTATGGCGATAATACCATCACTTCAAAGGATAAAGCAGTTATCCGTAGAATGGCAGCTTATATCGGAGTATCCTATACAGCTTTGGTTATCAGATTGAGAGATATGGGACTATTTGAGTATCACAATATCCTTGAGTACATTTCCAATGAATTAAATCTTGGAGGTGTTTCGCAATGA
- the lexA gene encoding transcriptional repressor LexA, translating to MRSKSPELMSEIKKYIEDYYLQNRQSPSTTKIAEAVGIARGTAYKYLIEMAEKNMIEYDGQEISTNVTRKYSGEQTQTPIVGSIPCGSPQYEEENIEEYVSLPAAIFGKGDFFILRASGQSMIEAGIDDGDLVVVKKQVEANEGDIVVALVDNQNTLKRYFRDDENKKIILHPENKKMKDIIVDECCIQGVACHIIKEL from the coding sequence ATGAGAAGCAAGAGTCCTGAACTTATGAGTGAAATAAAAAAGTATATCGAGGATTATTACCTGCAAAACAGACAATCCCCATCGACTACAAAAATTGCTGAAGCTGTTGGTATTGCCAGAGGTACAGCATACAAATACTTGATAGAGATGGCTGAGAAGAATATGATTGAGTACGACGGGCAGGAGATTAGTACCAATGTGACCCGTAAGTACAGTGGCGAACAGACACAGACACCGATTGTAGGTTCTATTCCTTGTGGTAGTCCTCAGTATGAGGAAGAAAATATTGAAGAATATGTATCACTTCCTGCTGCTATTTTCGGCAAAGGAGATTTCTTTATATTAAGAGCAAGCGGTCAGTCTATGATTGAAGCAGGGATTGATGACGGCGACCTTGTGGTTGTCAAAAAGCAGGTAGAAGCCAATGAGGGCGATATAGTAGTTGCCCTTGTGGATAATCAGAATACATTGAAACGTTACTTCCGAGATGATGAGAATAAGAAAATCATTCTCCATCCGGAAAATAAGAAGATGAAAGACATCATTGTAGATGAGTGCTGCATTCAGGGTGTGGCTTGTCACATCATCAAAGAACTATAG
- a CDS encoding helix-turn-helix transcriptional regulator, with amino-acid sequence MEAKPRILYLLKILLERTDEEHPLSTTQLIGILNEEFGISAHRTTITKDIAALVEYGLDIVTIHSTQSKYFVASRKFELPELKLLIDAVESSKFITKKKSETLIEKIHTMTSPGQVAKLKRNNYVVNRIKPDNEQIYYIIDAINDAINAGKQISFQYYDYTGLKKKVLKNKGEIYKLSPYKLLWCGDYYYVLGYSEKKSKVINFRVDRIASKPEILDKDIIPMPDDFDIENYTKEVFFMFSGEKVLVDLRCDNSLMKTMVDRFGEDVTILAYDMTSFRIQTEVSASPTFFGWVFGFNGKVQILAPESLKEQYKQMLTKATEDMKENE; translated from the coding sequence ATGGAAGCAAAACCAAGAATACTATATCTACTGAAAATCTTGTTGGAGCGTACTGATGAAGAACACCCGCTTTCTACAACGCAGCTCATCGGGATTTTGAATGAGGAATTTGGGATTTCTGCTCACAGGACAACCATAACGAAGGATATAGCAGCTCTTGTGGAATATGGACTGGATATTGTAACCATTCATTCGACGCAGAGCAAGTATTTTGTAGCCAGCCGAAAGTTTGAACTGCCGGAGCTGAAACTGCTGATAGATGCAGTAGAGTCATCGAAGTTCATTACAAAGAAGAAAAGCGAAACGCTGATTGAGAAAATACATACGATGACCAGTCCGGGGCAGGTGGCAAAGTTGAAGCGTAATAATTATGTAGTCAATCGAATTAAGCCGGATAATGAGCAGATATATTACATCATCGACGCTATAAACGACGCCATCAATGCAGGCAAGCAGATTTCTTTTCAGTATTATGATTATACCGGATTAAAGAAAAAGGTTCTGAAGAACAAGGGCGAGATTTATAAGCTGAGCCCGTATAAACTTCTCTGGTGTGGGGACTATTATTATGTTCTCGGATACTCTGAGAAGAAAAGCAAGGTTATCAATTTCAGGGTAGACCGTATTGCTTCCAAGCCGGAGATACTGGATAAGGATATTATTCCTATGCCTGATGATTTTGATATTGAGAATTACACAAAGGAAGTATTCTTTATGTTCTCAGGCGAGAAAGTCCTTGTGGATTTACGATGTGATAACAGTCTGATGAAAACAATGGTTGACCGTTTCGGAGAAGATGTGACAATCCTTGCGTATGATATGACTTCTTTCAGGATACAGACCGAAGTATCAGCCAGTCCGACTTTTTTCGGTTGGGTGTTTGGCTTTAATGGCAAGGTACAGATACTTGCACCGGAAAGCTTGAAAGAGCAATACAAACAAATGCTTACAAAAGCTACTGAAGATATGAAAGAGAATGAATAG
- the srtB gene encoding class B sortase, translated as MKKVWKILILSVCITVFSLSAYHIYDYWKETQDSQRQNDVLIDKAIETAPQTQQTENGQTESAIKPVSETAPITVDFERLQEENKDIIAWLYCPDTEINYPVVQSKDNEYYLRRLLDGTWNIAGTLFIDYRNAADCSDLHTIIYGHNMKNNTMFGSLPKYSKQEYYEEHSVLYLLTPKQNYKVKLIAGYVTPSDSKVYEFEKTKEERSGLLKTALDNSLFTSGTTVSDEDRLLTLSTCSYEYDNARFVLMGILKEIG; from the coding sequence ATTAAAAAGGTATGGAAAATCCTGATTTTATCTGTATGTATAACTGTTTTTTCTTTATCTGCATATCACATTTATGATTATTGGAAAGAAACACAGGACAGTCAAAGACAGAATGATGTGCTGATTGATAAAGCGATAGAAACCGCACCACAAACACAGCAAACGGAGAATGGACAAACAGAATCTGCGATAAAGCCTGTTTCTGAAACTGCACCAATTACGGTAGACTTTGAGCGTTTGCAGGAAGAAAACAAGGACATTATTGCTTGGCTCTATTGCCCGGATACCGAAATCAACTATCCGGTAGTACAGAGCAAGGATAACGAGTATTATCTTCGCCGACTGCTTGACGGTACTTGGAATATAGCGGGAACGCTTTTTATTGATTACCGAAACGCCGCCGATTGTTCTGATCTGCATACCATTATCTACGGTCATAATATGAAAAACAACACGATGTTCGGCTCTCTGCCTAAATACAGTAAGCAGGAATATTACGAAGAACATTCTGTTTTGTATCTGCTCACACCAAAGCAGAATTATAAAGTGAAGCTGATCGCCGGATATGTTACACCGTCAGATTCAAAGGTGTATGAATTTGAGAAAACGAAAGAGGAACGTAGTGGACTGCTGAAAACAGCGCTGGATAATTCCTTGTTTACCTCCGGGACAACTGTATCCGATGAGGACAGACTGCTTACACTGTCTACCTGTTCCTATGAATATGACAATGCTCGTTTTGTACTGATGGGTATTTTAAAAGAAATCGGGTGA
- a CDS encoding DUF5640 domain-containing protein yields MQDYQPISPGEQRHSERPLTRSERIASRNRMKKKKQNQRRMLIGGASVLLIVIIVAIILIVKGCSGATDALAGTWDLDSNTTYEFDGKGSGEMLLTLADYDFTYEIKDNQLYIDFVNESAHDATYEFSVKGDTLTLIGGEGTIGGTYELTKVHDKKADK; encoded by the coding sequence ATGCAAGACTATCAACCTATCAGTCCCGGCGAGCAAAGGCACTCGGAAAGACCTTTAACTCGGTCGGAACGAATCGCTTCTAGAAATAGAATGAAAAAGAAAAAACAGAACCAGCGCCGTATGCTGATCGGCGGTGCTTCTGTCCTGCTGATTGTGATTATTGTTGCCATTATTTTGATTGTAAAAGGCTGTTCGGGTGCGACAGACGCACTTGCAGGCACCTGGGATTTAGATAGCAACACTACCTATGAATTTGACGGCAAAGGCAGCGGTGAAATGCTCCTCACCCTTGCAGATTATGATTTTACCTATGAAATCAAGGACAATCAGCTATATATCGACTTTGTGAACGAATCGGCACATGACGCAACCTATGAGTTTAGTGTCAAAGGCGATACCCTCACCCTCATCGGTGGCGAAGGAACAATCGGCGGAACTTATGAGCTGACTAAGGTGCATGATAAAAAAGCAGACAAATAA